GTGTGCTAGAAAAAGAACTCAAAAAACAGTTTCCAAATGCTACTGTCAAAGGAATTAGAGCAGATGTTACAAATAAAACAGACAGAGAAAAAGTAGCTAACTGGATAGATGAAAATTTCGGAAAACTAGATATTTTGGTAAATAATGCTGGAATAAATATCAGAAAATCAGCTTTAGAATATAGCGAAGAAGAATACAGAAAAATAGTAGAAATTAATCTGATTGCGCCTTTTGAAGTTGCAAGAACATTGTATCCGTATCTCCAAAAGTCTGGAAAGGCTTCCGTGATAAATGTGGGTTCGGTAGCAGGAAACCAAGACGTAAATAGTGGTTTGCCGTATGCCATGACGAAAGGAGGAATCAACCAGCAAACAAGAAGCCTAGCCACCGAATGGGCAAAAGACAATATTCGTGTCAATACAGTTTCGCCGTGGTACACCAAAACGCCACTTACAGAAGCTGTTTTTGAGAATAAAGAGAAATTAGATAAGATAATTTCTGCTACTCCTCTAAGAAGAATTGCAGAAGCAGAAGAAATGGCTGCTGTTATTGCCTTTTTAGCAATGGACAAATCGTCTTACCTCACAGGACAGAATATTACTGTGGATGGTGGAATGAGTGTGAGTGTTTTTTGATAAATTTATTTCATTTTAGGATAACAAAAGTAGTTTTTTGTAACAGGCTGTGTAAACGATTGAAGATAAGGAATATCAGAAGCATTGGTAATATCAATGACTTCTCCTGTTTTCCTCAAAATGCAAATCTCTTCGCCTGTGCCAAGAGCATACGCAGAGTTGGTAATATTTCCTTCACAGACTAAAAAAGATAAATCTTCATCTTTTATTCCAAAAGTAGCCTTTACTTTTTCTTTTATCTCATTTTTAAAATTTTGGTCTAGTTCCTCGCTTGTAAGGTGTGTTTTGAAAAGACGACGACCTACAAGCATATTGCTAAGAGAAGATAGAATTTTGTCGCTATGGTTTGTCCAAACTTTTATACTTGCCCAAATATCATAATCGTCTAATTGAATGAAGTTTTCTAATACATTTTGCTGCTTTTCGAACTGATGAAGCGTAATCTCATTCTGAATAAAAAAGGAAAGCGAAGGCGTAGAGAATAGTTTTTCTCCGTTTTGTGTCAAATATCTTGCTCTACGAATGGTCTGAATAAGCATTTGTTCTGTCGAAACGGTAGTTTTGTGTAGGTACACCTGCCAATACATCATTCTACGAGCATTTAAAAAGTGTTCTATGCTATATACTCCTTTTTCTTCTACAACTAATTTATCATCACTCAAATTCAGCATTCTGATAATTCTTTCTCCTCCGATTGTCCCTTCCGAAACACCAGTAAAAAAGCAGTCTCTTTGCAAGTAGTCCATCCTGTCCATATCTAACTGCCCAGAAACTAGCTGATGAAAAAACGGACGATGATAATTCCCTTTAAAAATATCGATGGCTGTTCGAAGTCTTCCATTAAATTCTTTATCTAGTTTTTCCATTATCAAGAGAGAAAGTTCTTCGTGATGGCAGTCTTTCAGAATAGTACATTCTAAAGCATGAGAAAAAGCTCCGTGTCCGACATCGTGCAGCAGAATGGCAATAAGAGCAGATTCGTATTCTTTATGAGAAATTTTGTGTTCTTTTAATCTCAAAGTATCTAATGCCATTCGCATAAGGTTCATAGCCCCCAAAGCGTGATGAAAACGAGTGTGAAGCGCACCTGGATAGACAAATTCTGTCAGTCCTAGCTGTTTTATTCTTCTCAAACGTTGAAAGTATGGATGATTGATAAGTTGGAGAATGAGTTTTGAAGGAATACGAATAAAACCGTGAACAGGGTCGTTGATGATTTTGCGTTGTTGTGGGTAGTCGTTCATCTGAAAATGGATAAGTCGGAATAGAATTATACTGTAAAAATACAAACAAAAAAACTCTTCGAAGTTTTTGGCTTCAAAGAGTTTTTCAAAAAGGCTAGTGTGAAATAATTTAGTTTTTTCTTGTAGGAACTTTATACATTATTGAAATATTTGCTGATAGTGTTCTATTTTGAGGCATAGCTATTAAACATTCATTAGGTAAAGGATTTACAATTCCATCAAAGCCTTTTTCGAATATAAATACTGGAGCGATATAAAATTTATCGCTTAATTTTATTCTTGTACCTACTTTAAAAACTACTCCTTTGTCAGTAGAGTTGAAAAAACCTTCTCTATAATCTCCATCCGAACGCATATCTAGTAAAAAACTATAATAAAAACCAGTTTGAATAAGAGGGCGAATTTTTACATTTTCTTTAAAGAACGAATAGTTTAGTAAGATGGCATTTCTAAAGTATTCTAAGTGCGTAAAGGTTTCATATTTTCCTTCCTGCCAGCTATTTCCTTGTTGAGAATATCCATTTTCTAGTGAAAAACTAATTTTTGGAGTTAGCTGATAGGTCAAAACACTACCTAAATTGAATCTGACAACATCTTTTGAGTATTCGACATTAGGAAAATGATTAGCACTGTTTATGCCTGTTTGGATGCCTACATGAATTTTTTGAGCAAAAACAGATACAAATACACAACTGAAAAATAGAGTTAAGAAAATAAATTTAAAATACTTTTTCATTTTTAAATGAATTAAGAAATAAGTCAATGCTATAGTATTCCGAAAAGGTTATTATTTCTTTACAAAGTACAAAATAAAATTCTAATAACTCTTACGAGTTACATTTGTATCTGCTTATGACAATGCTTCTTACTCTGAAGAGTGAGCTACATATTAAGCCTTAAAACGCTCTTCTACTTTCTCCCAGTTAATAACTTTATAGAAATTCTCAATATAGTCTCCACGTTTGTTTTGATAGTTGAGATAATAAGCATGTTCCCAAACGTCTAGCCCTAAGATTGGAGTTCCTGTTTCATCTACTAGATTTTTCATCAGTGGGTTATCTTGATTTGGTGTCGAAGTAATGAAGAGTTTTCCATCACCAGCTTTACAAAGCCACGCCCAACCTGAGCCAAAAACACCTTTTGCCTCCTCTGTAAATGCTTTTTTGAAGGCTTCATACGAACCAAAATCTTTCTCCAAGGCAGATTTCAGATTTTCTGTCGGAACTTGATTTTTTGGAGATAAGGATTCCCAAAAAAGACTGTGGTTGTAGTGTCCCCCTCCATTGTTGCGAACGGCTGTATCGTTATCGCCTATGCTTTCCAAGATTTCTCTTAGATTTTGGGTAGAAAATTTTGTTCCTTCAATAGCTGCATTGAGTTTGTTTACATAGCCGTGATGGTGTTTTCCATGATGAATTTCCATTGTTTGCTTATCAATATTGGGAGCAAGAGCAGCAAATTCATAAGGTAGTGCTGGCAACTCAAACGGAGATTTGAGTGTAAAAAGACCGTTTTCTGTGGCGACTGCTGTCGAATCTGCATTTACTTTTGAAGTATCTTTATTAGAGGAGTCGCAAGCAGAAAGAGGATTTAATATGATTCCGATAGTAGCTAAACTAGCTGTTTTGAGAAAAGTACGTTTGTCCATAAAAAAAAATAGAGTATAGTTGTAGTTTGATATTTCTATAATCCAAATACCAATCAAATAGTTTTGAAAAGTTTACCTTAACAAGGTATCAATTTTTTCTTGATTAGTTTTGCCAAATTTATTTTCTATAAATTCTTTTAAGCTTTCAAACTCATTTTGGGAGTAAGAATGAATGATTTTTCCTTTCTCCAAAAAGCTAATTTTATCTGCGTGTCGAAAAACTGTTTCTAATATATGTGAGGAAAGTAATACAGTTTTGCCTGTGTTTTTGAGTTTTTGAATAATCAGATGTACAATTTCAGAAGTTTGTAAGTCTAAACCGTTGAAAGGCTCATCTAAAATGATGATTTGTTTCTCCAAAAGTAAAATACTCAAAAGACTTAATTTGCGTTTCATTCCTGTCGAATAACTGTGAGCAAAATCTTGCAAAGGAAGTTCGAAAAGCTCGTTCCAATCTTTTATTTTTTGCTCTATTTCTTTTTGCTTTTCTTTGTTCTGACTAGCAAAATCAATACTTAAAAACAAATGTTCTTTCCCTGTGATGTAGGGATAAAAATAGTTTTCTGTTTGCAGGAATGCAATACTATTTTGAATGAGAGATACTCCCTTTGTAGGCTCTAAAAATCCAAAAATAAGATTAAAAAGTGTTGTTTTTCCTGCTCCATTGTCTCCCAAAATTCCGTGGATAGTTCCTTTTTCTACGTAAAGTGAAAGTTCATTTAAAATATTTTTGTTGGAGTTAGGATATTGAAAATTAATATTTTCTAATTCAATAGCAAAGCTACTTTCCGATTGGCTTTCTTCCATGTCTGATAAAAAATAAAAAGTGAAACAGGTAAAAAGATAGAAATAAGAATGAAGATAGTGATGGGAAACATATTCAAAGTTTTTCCATTTTGATTATCTAAGCTAGAATATTTGTAAACTATCAACTGAAATAAAATCAAATTATAGAGAATAAAACAACCAGCTAGTATGCCTAAAAATACAAGAGGTGGAAAGTTAGCTGTAGAATAACTTATGTCAAAAAAAATAAATTTGATACCCAAAAGATTGAGAAAAGTGATTACATAATGAGGTAGAAAAATTAGATTACCAAATAGAAAAGCTGATGAAAGTCGGTTGTTCCAAAATTTTTGCTTGGTTTGATAGGATTGTATGAGTTCTTTCGGCTCTAAATGATTGTAGATTTCAGTTAAAAAAAGAGCATAAAAAAGTAAAATATAAGGCAATGCTGCCCAAAAAACACAAATGATACATCCTAGAATGTAAAGCAGGAAAAAAACAGTATTCTTACGCAGCGTCATGCGCCACTCCCAAACACTTAGTGGAATGAGTAAGATTATTTTTTTGAAAAATAGCGCAAAATGGATGCTTTTTACGTTTTTTGGAGAGTAAAATGCTAGAAAAACAGACAATATAAAAGAGATAAAAAAATAAATCAACTGATGCCAACTGATTTCCAATACAAAAAATAATGGAAAGTGGAAGAGGAAAAATAAAGAAGTGTATTCTACAGTACGGATTCTGAAACCACTATTTTTAGTTTGATTTTTTGAGAGATAAGATAGAAAATGATAGTCATTTCTATTTTGATGAAGAGAGAAAATAAGTGCTAAGAAAATCAGTTCAATTTGATAAGACTCTAAAACAAAAAACTTTTCATAAAAATAGCCTATTCCAACACCAACTAAAAGTAATAGTATAATGCCCCTTACCAGTCCAAACTCACTCAATACTCTGAAAAGCTGTTTGAAACGTAATTTTACCAAAAACAAAATCATAGAAAACTGATCAAAATATAGTATTATAGATAACTCATCAGTAGTAAAAAACTAGATTTAATTACAAAACTGTTTGAAGGTATAAATCAATCTCTTTTAAATGTGTCAGAATCATAAAATGTGCTCCATCTTTTACTATAAAATGACAATTTTTTGGAGCAGGAATAATCATATCTTTATCGCCATGTATTCTAAGGATAGAGTTTGTACGCTCCAAATGGTTGTCTTTCCAAGTCATAATCATCTTTATAAAAGATTTTGCCAACTTTGGGTTTGTATTTTTGATGATTTGAGAAAGTTGTTTTCGTTCTTTTATGTATTTTTTGATACTTACTCCAAAAGCAAAACTAAGCAATCTGTTAGGTTTATTGAGAAGCAGTGTAGGAATGAAAAAATAAAGTTTCAACTTTCCTAATACCCTGTACAAAAATGGAAGCTCTTTTGGGGTAGATGCACTAGAAATCAAAATAACCTCTTCAGTTTTAATGTGCTTTGATAGCTCTGACACTAACATTCCTCCAAAAGACACACCTATCAAAATTACTTTTTGGGTTGTGTCTATCTGCGATGAAAGTTGTAAAGCATACTCTTCTAAAACCTTACTTTTTGGTCTTTCCCATTCTATGAATTTGTGTTTTCGATTATTAAGAAAAGAAAAGCCTTCAAATACAGACTTGTCTGCCCCCAAGCCAGAGAAAAGGTAGATGGTAGTATTATTAATGTCAGACATTTTACTTTTTCAATCCCAAACGTTCTAAGATTCTATTTTTGAAATAACTAGCTTGTCTGTAAAATAGTGTTCTTTTAAAGGTTTTTATTTTTTCAGCAGTATAGGCTTTCAAAAAAGTATAATAAAATGCTATTTTGCCTCTTTTTGCTATATAAAATTCTTTTCTAGCATAAAACTGATCACCAGAAAGACCATTTGTAGTATCTAAAATTTTAAAAAAGCCTCGGGCATACATAAACTTTTCTACATCGGGCTTTAAGGGTTGCCCTTTGTATAACTCAACTTCTTCGACTTCCATCCAAATACAATCAATAGCATTGATAATTTGATTAGCTCCTTCAAATACCATCAATTCAGCTCCCTGTACATCTATATGAATAAAATCTATCTTTGAGATATTTTTTTCTTGACAGAAATCTGATAAAATTTGAGTTCTGACCTCTATTTTTTCTTCAAATTTCAGCCACTTGTGAGTGTCTGTGTGAAGCTCTGGAGAAAGTAAAGAGCTAGATTTATTTCCATAATTCACATTATCATCTTTACCTTCTGGAGTTCCTGAAGAAACATGAAAGGTTGCTGTACCATTCTCATTACTCAAAGCAATTTGAAAGGGATTAATGTTGTTGTACGAAGCTGTATTTTGTTTAACTAAACTAAAATTTGAAGGAACAGGTTCGAAAGTGTACAAGGTTGCATTTGGAAAATGTTCTGAATAAAAAATGGAACTTTCTCCTTCACAAGCACCAATATCAAAGATAGTTAGCTTGTCTTGTTCGTTATATATATCATACAATAAAGCTATTGGATGATATATATCTTCAACTATTTTTTTACTCATATTTTAATGAAATAGCTTAAAGGTTATCACGGTTATTTACGTAGGTCAGACTTCCAGTCTGACGACAAAGACTAAAAAGACTTTATTTCAATCCAAAACTTATGTTTTGGATTTTACAGACCAGTCTTCCAGACTGGTGTACAAAATTAACCGTGATAACATTTCTTATTTGGAAATATTTAATTTGATAAAGGTACATAAAATACTTTACGAATACTTATGCAACACTGAAATGACTTAGAAGATTAGACAAAACCAATACTTATTCGTTACTTTGTAAATTGAAAAATAAAAGACGATTTAAAATAGAGATGAGTTTAGAAAATAATTCAGCAAATACATTAGACAATTATCAAGTTTATACATTCCCTAACGGTATTCGTTTGGTGCATTGTAGAGTCAATCATACAAAAATAGCACATTGTGGTTTTAGTTTGGAAGTAGGAAGTAGAGATGAGAAGGCACACCAAGAAGGAATTGCTCATTTTTGGGAACACATGGCATTTAAAGGAACACAAAAACGCAAAGCTTTTCACATTATCAATCGTTTGGATGCTGTGGGGGGAGAACTCAATGCCTTCACAACAAAAGAAAAAATTGTTTTTTATGCCTCTGTTTTAGACGAACACACAGAAAAAGCCATTGATATTCTTTCTGATATTGCTTTCCGTTCTATTTTTCCAGATAAAGAAATTGAAAAAGAACGAGGTGTTATTTTGGAAGAAATGGCGATGTATAAAGACAATCCAGTAGATTTATTAGATGATGAGTTTGATGAGGTTGTTTTTGGAACACATGCTTTAGGAAAACAAATTTTAGGTACGGCAGAAAGCGTAAAGCGTTTCAAACGTACTGACTTTGAAGAGTTTGTGAGTCAAAATTTGGATACAAGTCGTTTAGTTTTTTCTTCTGTAAGTCGTTTATCTTTTGAGAAAGTCAAGAAAATGGTAGAAAAGTATATTGCTGATATTCCAGTCTTTTCTTCTACTTTATATAGAAAGCCTGCTCCATTTGTAAAGGCACAACATATTATCAAGCCAAAATCTATCTCACAGGCACATTGTATGATTGGAGGAGCATCCTATAATTTACATGATAAAAAACGTATTCCCTTTGCTCTTCTAATAAACTACTTGGGAGGTCCTGCCCTTAATTCTCGTCTCAACCTTTCGCTTAGAGAAAAATATGGTTTGGTATATTCTGTCGATGCTGGATTTTCTGCATATAGCGATTCGGGTATGTTTGCTATTTCATTTGCTACAGAAAAAAAGAATTTGAATAAAAGTCTGAATTTAGTATTAAAACAACTTGATTTACTAAAAGAAAAACCGTTAGGAAGTGGACTTTTTCATACAGCCAAACAGCAATTTAAAGGACAACTAGCTATGGCAAGTGAGAGTAATTCTGGATTGATGATAGGAATGGGGAAATCATTTTTAGACTTTGGTAGAATGGTTACACTACAAGAGTTTTTTGATGAAATAGACGCACTAACTATTGCTGATTTACAAGAAATTGCAAGAGAAGTTTTCAGAGAAGAGAATTTACATCGTCTGATTTATATGCCTGATGGAACAGAAGAAGAGGGTTAGATTTTCAATCCTAAAATAGTAATATCATCTCGCTGTTCTACTCCCCAGCTATATGTTTTTAGTTCGTCATAAAGTTCTTCTCTTTGGACTGAAAGTGGAAGAGTAGCTCTTTTTTCTAAAAATTCTAAAAGTTTTGTTGTTCCAAACTTTTTATTGTCAGAGTTTTGCTGATCACTAAAACCATCTGTCATTAAGTAGAGTATATCACCTTTCATAAGATATAAATCTTGTGTGGTAAAAGGTTTGTTTTTTCTGTCTCGTCCTCCAATAGATTTTGTATCTCCTTTCAAAGTTTGTAAAAATGAGTTTTGGAAATAATAAAGAGGACGTTTTGCTCCTGTAAATTGTACTTGTGCTGTCTCATCTGAATTGAAATGAATCGTACAAATACAAACATCCATACCATCATCGTTGGAGAGGTCATTTTGTTGTAAAGATTTTTTTACACCTTCGTTCAGACGAGTTAAGATTTGTGAAGTATCAAATATTTTTTCTTGGTTAACAATCTCATTCAAAAGTGTATTGCCAATCATGGACATAAATGCACCTGGAACACCGTGTCCTGTACAATCAATTGCTGCCACAACTGTTTTTTGTCCTTCGGTGGTGTAGTGGTTTGCCATCCAATAAAAATCTCCAGAAACCATATCTTTAGGAGAGTAAAGTATAAAATGGTCTGCAAATCCCTTTTCAAACTCTATGTGTTGAGGTAAAATAGCTTCTTGTATGGTTTGAGCATAACGAATAGAGTCTGTAATTTTTTGGTTTTTGGTCGTAACTTCTTTATTCAGTTGTTGAATTTCATCAATTTTAGTTTCTAGTTCTCCCTTGGCTTGGTTGAGGTCGTGATTAGATTTTTCTAAATCTTCATTTTGCTTATTAATCTTGCGAGAAAAGAAATATGCACCTCCAGCCACTACCAAAAGCAATAAGGCAACCACCCCTGCAATAATCATTTGAAGACGAGCCATTTCTTTCTCTTTTTCTACTTCTTCTATTTTTTCTGTGAAAGCTGTGGTAATAGAATCTTTTTCATAGAGAAGTCCTCTAATTTTGTCCATTAGCTTCCTAGTTTCGGCTTGCGCTGCTTCAAAAGCAGTTTCATTTTCTATAAGTTTATTGGCTAAGGCTTCCAATTCTCTTCGTAGTCTGCTTTTTTCTTGTGGTGTAACATTGCTTCCGTTGAGCTGATTAGCTATTTTTTCCATTTGGTCACGGATTTTATAGCCTTGCTCGGCAAGCAAACTTTTTTGTAGCTCCAAGTCATTTACTACCTTTTCTAAGTTGATGCGTTCTTGTTCAGTAGCTGTGGTATCAGGTATTTCTGTTTTAGTTTCTTCTTTCTTTGTTTTGTCTTCTTTTGGTTTTTTTTCTTTTAAGACAGGATTTGCCAAATCTCCTGATAAGACAATTTTTACTTCATTTTTTTTAGCATCATAAGAAAAAAACTTCCCATTAACACTTTTTCCGTTGATAATGAACTTAGAAGAAGCACTCACACTTTTGTCATTAGGAATTTCCATATAAAAATTCCCCACAGCATCTGCTCTAACCGATTTTTCATAATTTACACCTTTCCAAATTACCTCTGCTCCTGCTAGTGGAGCATTTCTTTGTGCAAAGACTTGCCCTTTCAGCGTTCTGTTTACTTCTCTTAGCTGAATATTCAGACCATTTCTTGTCATTTCATAATCTACTAAAGAATAGCCTTCTTTCTCTACATTTACTTTCTTTGGAAATCCTTTGGCGGCTGGATATTCTATGGTAAAACCTCCATTACTATTACTTACCCCTTTTCCAATATTGGGAAGAATAACAGAAACTCCTTCGACTGGACTGCCTTTTGTGTCTTTAGTTG
This portion of the Bernardetia sp. genome encodes:
- a CDS encoding FkbM family methyltransferase — its product is MSKKIVEDIYHPIALLYDIYNEQDKLTIFDIGACEGESSIFYSEHFPNATLYTFEPVPSNFSLVKQNTASYNNINPFQIALSNENGTATFHVSSGTPEGKDDNVNYGNKSSSLLSPELHTDTHKWLKFEEKIEVRTQILSDFCQEKNISKIDFIHIDVQGAELMVFEGANQIINAIDCIWMEVEEVELYKGQPLKPDVEKFMYARGFFKILDTTNGLSGDQFYARKEFYIAKRGKIAFYYTFLKAYTAEKIKTFKRTLFYRQASYFKNRILERLGLKK
- a CDS encoding PP2C family protein-serine/threonine phosphatase, with protein sequence MLSKLSFISLNTFYFTRFIINLVVFLCLLLCVFNSAFAQTKIILGTTKDTKGSPVEGVSVILPNIGKGVSNSNGGFTIEYPAAKGFPKKVNVEKEGYSLVDYEMTRNGLNIQLREVNRTLKGQVFAQRNAPLAGAEVIWKGVNYEKSVRADAVGNFYMEIPNDKSVSASSKFIINGKSVNGKFFSYDAKKNEVKIVLSGDLANPVLKEKKPKEDKTKKEETKTEIPDTTATEQERINLEKVVNDLELQKSLLAEQGYKIRDQMEKIANQLNGSNVTPQEKSRLRRELEALANKLIENETAFEAAQAETRKLMDKIRGLLYEKDSITTAFTEKIEEVEKEKEMARLQMIIAGVVALLLLVVAGGAYFFSRKINKQNEDLEKSNHDLNQAKGELETKIDEIQQLNKEVTTKNQKITDSIRYAQTIQEAILPQHIEFEKGFADHFILYSPKDMVSGDFYWMANHYTTEGQKTVVAAIDCTGHGVPGAFMSMIGNTLLNEIVNQEKIFDTSQILTRLNEGVKKSLQQNDLSNDDGMDVCICTIHFNSDETAQVQFTGAKRPLYYFQNSFLQTLKGDTKSIGGRDRKNKPFTTQDLYLMKGDILYLMTDGFSDQQNSDNKKFGTTKLLEFLEKRATLPLSVQREELYDELKTYSWGVEQRDDITILGLKI
- a CDS encoding SDR family oxidoreductase: VLEKELKKQFPNATVKGIRADVTNKTDREKVANWIDENFGKLDILVNNAGINIRKSALEYSEEEYRKIVEINLIAPFEVARTLYPYLQKSGKASVINVGSVAGNQDVNSGLPYAMTKGGINQQTRSLATEWAKDNIRVNTVSPWYTKTPLTEAVFENKEKLDKIISATPLRRIAEAEEMAAVIAFLAMDKSSYLTGQNITVDGGMSVSVF
- a CDS encoding outer membrane beta-barrel protein, producing MKKYFKFIFLTLFFSCVFVSVFAQKIHVGIQTGINSANHFPNVEYSKDVVRFNLGSVLTYQLTPKISFSLENGYSQQGNSWQEGKYETFTHLEYFRNAILLNYSFFKENVKIRPLIQTGFYYSFLLDMRSDGDYREGFFNSTDKGVVFKVGTRIKLSDKFYIAPVFIFEKGFDGIVNPLPNECLIAMPQNRTLSANISIMYKVPTRKN
- a CDS encoding serine aminopeptidase domain-containing protein, with product MSDINNTTIYLFSGLGADKSVFEGFSFLNNRKHKFIEWERPKSKVLEEYALQLSSQIDTTQKVILIGVSFGGMLVSELSKHIKTEEVILISSASTPKELPFLYRVLGKLKLYFFIPTLLLNKPNRLLSFAFGVSIKKYIKERKQLSQIIKNTNPKLAKSFIKMIMTWKDNHLERTNSILRIHGDKDMIIPAPKNCHFIVKDGAHFMILTHLKEIDLYLQTVL
- a CDS encoding superoxide dismutase; this translates as MDKRTFLKTASLATIGIILNPLSACDSSNKDTSKVNADSTAVATENGLFTLKSPFELPALPYEFAALAPNIDKQTMEIHHGKHHHGYVNKLNAAIEGTKFSTQNLREILESIGDNDTAVRNNGGGHYNHSLFWESLSPKNQVPTENLKSALEKDFGSYEAFKKAFTEEAKGVFGSGWAWLCKAGDGKLFITSTPNQDNPLMKNLVDETGTPILGLDVWEHAYYLNYQNKRGDYIENFYKVINWEKVEERFKA
- a CDS encoding M16 family metallopeptidase, with protein sequence MSLENNSANTLDNYQVYTFPNGIRLVHCRVNHTKIAHCGFSLEVGSRDEKAHQEGIAHFWEHMAFKGTQKRKAFHIINRLDAVGGELNAFTTKEKIVFYASVLDEHTEKAIDILSDIAFRSIFPDKEIEKERGVILEEMAMYKDNPVDLLDDEFDEVVFGTHALGKQILGTAESVKRFKRTDFEEFVSQNLDTSRLVFSSVSRLSFEKVKKMVEKYIADIPVFSSTLYRKPAPFVKAQHIIKPKSISQAHCMIGGASYNLHDKKRIPFALLINYLGGPALNSRLNLSLREKYGLVYSVDAGFSAYSDSGMFAISFATEKKNLNKSLNLVLKQLDLLKEKPLGSGLFHTAKQQFKGQLAMASESNSGLMIGMGKSFLDFGRMVTLQEFFDEIDALTIADLQEIAREVFREENLHRLIYMPDGTEEEG
- a CDS encoding ABC transporter ATP-binding protein, which produces MEESQSESSFAIELENINFQYPNSNKNILNELSLYVEKGTIHGILGDNGAGKTTLFNLIFGFLEPTKGVSLIQNSIAFLQTENYFYPYITGKEHLFLSIDFASQNKEKQKEIEQKIKDWNELFELPLQDFAHSYSTGMKRKLSLLSILLLEKQIIILDEPFNGLDLQTSEIVHLIIQKLKNTGKTVLLSSHILETVFRHADKISFLEKGKIIHSYSQNEFESLKEFIENKFGKTNQEKIDTLLR
- a CDS encoding HD domain-containing protein, giving the protein MNDYPQQRKIINDPVHGFIRIPSKLILQLINHPYFQRLRRIKQLGLTEFVYPGALHTRFHHALGAMNLMRMALDTLRLKEHKISHKEYESALIAILLHDVGHGAFSHALECTILKDCHHEELSLLIMEKLDKEFNGRLRTAIDIFKGNYHRPFFHQLVSGQLDMDRMDYLQRDCFFTGVSEGTIGGERIIRMLNLSDDKLVVEEKGVYSIEHFLNARRMMYWQVYLHKTTVSTEQMLIQTIRRARYLTQNGEKLFSTPSLSFFIQNEITLHQFEKQQNVLENFIQLDDYDIWASIKVWTNHSDKILSSLSNMLVGRRLFKTHLTSEELDQNFKNEIKEKVKATFGIKDEDLSFLVCEGNITNSAYALGTGEEICILRKTGEVIDITNASDIPYLQSFTQPVTKNYFCYPKMK